A stretch of DNA from Coccidioides posadasii str. Silveira chromosome 4, complete sequence:
ACTTCGAAACTAAACAGACGGACGACACTGGATGCAGGCAGGCAAGTCCCCATGCATAGTCAAACATAATTTTGCGCAAGCCGTCAATGGTAGTACAGGCAGCTAAATTATCTTAAGAACAGGACTTTTGGATCAATTCACCCACAGTGCTATCAAGCATACGAGTGTATATACAGACAGAAGTTGAGGCCGCCAGGAAACGCCTAACAAAGCAAACACACGGAACTGGTAGGAAGACTATGAGTATGGAAGCTCCAGGGAAATGAGCTGTTTCTGTAAGGCAACCTGTTTGCATGGGGAGCTTGGAGGAATTGTCATGGTCCAATGTCGGAGATGCCCATGAGCCCGGCCAAAGTCTCAATACGCTTCTTATATTTCTCAAGTTCAGCGATGGCCCGGCGGTTCACTTCCCTCAATTTCTCAATCTCCTTTTGTGCTAATGAGCCATCGCTTCATTTGCTGCTGAAAGTGCTCGGTTTTGAGATTCAAGGGTTGATATCTGCATCTCCGATGTTATTGCACTCTTCCCTTGGCCTATTATCTGtgctgccgccgccgctcCCCTGCGCATGCGTTGCGCTGCTTGACGCCCTTCACCAGGCCCATCGGCCTTTGATGTGGACGGTTTACCTGTTGTCAAGGCACGCATGGCGTTGTCATCTCGCGCGGCGTGGGATGTGGTGACTGAGGATGGATTGGCCTCGTACTGTCGGCATCGAGCGCGTTCAAGGTCACGCTGGATAATTGCTAGACCTGCTTTCTCCCTCTGTTGAACAATCTCATCCATAGGAGTTTATTTGTTAAGTTCATCTCGTGTTCCGTATTTCGCATTTGCTTCGCGgcaactttatttttcttgCGGAGCGCCGTGTTCGTCTCCATAAGATGATTGACACGAGCCGCAAGCTGTTCCCTTTGGTCACGCATACTTTTTAGCTGGAAAGTCAAACTGTTGACATGCTGCTTCATGTCAACCACGGCCTCCTCAGCTTCAGCTGCCCAAGTTTCGATGGTGTCATTACATTGCTTCTGGTTAGCGAGCTCTTCCTTCAGAGAGCTGATCTCGGCATCGCGTGACTGGGCTCGTTGTTTTGCGCTCTTTTTCCTCAACTTTCCCCTGTTTGTTGCCTTCGCCAATTTCGAACGAATTTCAGAGAGCTCCTTGGCGTGGCCACTCAATGTCGTCTGCCACCCTGCCATCTCATCACAATGTAACTTCTCGAGGTGCTCGATCACTGCCAGCTGTTCGGTGGTGATGTCGTCTTCGACCGTGAATAATTCGGTCTCGCCATGAGGGTGGATTGATGGCACAGACGCCGAACGTCGCAAAACGAATCTCCCTTCCGAGCCAGGCGAATAGTGCTGTCTTGGTTGGTCCAGTGTGAGGTTTTCCTACAGGGCATTAAGGGTTAGCAAAGTGAGAGACTCTCTGATGAGCATGTTTGACGCACCGCAAGGTAGGGAGGTCGGGAGCTTCTCACTGAGGGTGATCACACGAACCTAGGAAGGAAGATGAAGGGCAGGTTGAGGGATGGCCTCATTGATATGCACATGAAAACACAGAAAATGGCGGCGCGACCAGACGTTTCTACGAGCCATGGATTTCAAGGTTACTTGGGCTAGCCGTGGCTGGATCCTCAGCTGTCTTACAATATACGGTAATCTTTCCCCACAGCTTTTTGGCCCTTCTCACCTGCAGTTTGCTCCGAAAGCCATGGAAGCGAACCGGTCCTCTCGCCACAACCCCCTGGGAAACGATGCCACTTCAATAGCGTGTGTGCGATAATTCTCATATAAGCCTAGCAGTATCATGCGAAACACTGCGTGCCGGAAATGCTACCTTCATAGAATCGATTCTCAATCGAAAATCATTGAATCACCTCCCGCGATTGAACACAGAAAAATCAGACGCCATGACGCGGAGTTGCCTGGCTAAGGAAGACTCCGCGTGGATCCCCTGACATAGGAATGAGAGCAATGTAGAGAGTTGGCCGAGAAAAACGAAATGGGCAAACAGTTACAGGCGTTAGGCAAGGAAGCCGAAGACGAAAGTCGGGTTGCCTTGCCACGGACGCCAATATACCACTATACCTGAACCGGCATAGTGGCGCTAGGTCACTCTAGGAAATTAGGACCTCGCACCATCACGATTATCACTACATACAACAGTAAATCTACCTTGTTTCTGATCCCCATTGGCCTGTGATATTCTTTGGCAAATAAGGCTCTCTCATCAGTGATCCTTATGAGCTTGTGCTTGGTAGTTCCTCTTTGTCTAAAGTGGGAAGGTCTTGCAAATCGATAATAGCCGTCGCGCCTCAAAAGCTCCGAGTGTGTACCCCTTTCTATGATCTTGCCGTCACCTACTACAAGTATCTGGTCTGCCTTCTTGATGGTAGAAAGGCGGTGTCTGTGAGAATAGTTAGCAGCAACACAAGCCGCCTTGAGAAATACTTACGCAATGATTATTGTGGTCCGACCGGTCGAGAGCCGCTGCAGACCCTGCTGAACCTGTGATTCTGTCTCACTGTCCAAGCTGGCGGTGACTCCGTCCAGGAGGACAATCTTTGGGTTCTTAAGGATCACCCGTGCTACTGCAACACGCTGCTGTTCCCCGCGTGACAAGCTTGGCTCACCGTCTCCCACGAGAGTATTGTAGCGATCGGGGAAACTCATAATCTTATCATGAATGGCAGCAGCTTTGCATGCATCCATGACCTCCTCATCCGTGGCATCCAGCCTCCCAAAGTGAACATTGGCCATGATCATGTCACCGAAGAGCTCTGGGCTCTGGGGAACAATGCCGAGTGTTGCTATCAGACTATCAAGGGTGACTTCGGAGATATCCTGCCCATCAATGTAGATAGTTCCAGCTGTCGGATCGTAAAATCGGACGAGCAAATCTAGAATTGTTGATTTTCCTTCTCCAGATTTTCCAACAATGGCCGTAATCCGGTTTGGGGAGGCTTCAAAATCCAGGCCCTTTAAGACCTTTCTTCTGGGATCATAAGAAAATTCGACGTCCCGGAATGCTACCTGTCCCTCTTTGTAAACCAGCTCTTGAGCGCCGGGCTCATTGGTGATAGTTGGCTTCTGGCGCAGTACGTCAAACAGAGCCTCAGCATCTATCATACCCTTGACAATATTTCCGAACCCAGCCACGAGCTGATTGAGAGGGCCGGAGAGCTGAGCCCAATAGGTAAAAAGCATTACAAAGTGACCAATCGGCTTAGTACCCGACGCAACCTTGGACGCGGTGATGATGCTGGCGGCCATCGGGCCCAGAAGAAGGATTGAACTATGCTATCCACGATGGATCATATCTTCGACGCGGTTCCAGATGTCAGTTGGCCCCGAACGGCCGAATGGAATTGGGACTTCAGATATGGGATGCGACCATAAGATGATGCGGTTTTCCACTGGTCCAAGGACCCGCTCAGGAAAGCCTGCTCGTCGAACTGTTTTGTATCCCAATCTCTCCAACAATTGCACTTGGTTTGCATAGTCCTGCCAGATGTCCACACAAACATCAGGGCTGCTGTTGCAACTACCAGTGATGTAAAGGGAGGGATCCAAGCAATAGTATAAGACACTGATGGCCAAGGCGAAATCCACAAGTGTTGGGATAACTGAGGTATATATGTGAATGGTGAGATCTTTTGTGTCTAGACAGTGGTATATTTTTTTAGTTATAGTGTTAGAGTGATTTTGTTCATGAAAGTCACATGACAGGGACATGACATGATCATATGCTGCAGTGATGATCACCCCATATGAATAATTGTCTAGGGGCTTGCTCAATAGTGCCTTGAGAGCTGACAATACCATCAGAATTTGCAACAAGATCTGTCAGCAATCCAAACTGTATGGGGATACTTATGTTCACTACCTACGCCACAATCACCCAACCTCCCATAGATAGGTATAGGAGTTGATAACCTGTTTTTCCTGATGGCCAAAGGAAACAAAACATATTCTATTGAACAACATTTAGTGATGCCAACTTGTATATAGTAGAGCATACTATCTTGAGGAATTTTAAAGCATCCAACAAGCTACCTCCAGTAGCAGAGCTATAGATGTCAAGAGTCTCAGAAGAGTGAGATTGACTTTTCTGTAATACTAGAAGAGATATACTCTCTGCATTAAAtgcttttctcttgattCTCTGGATATGTGAAATAAGAGCAGCTGATACAAGAGCCATGAGAAGTGTGAGTCTGACACTGCAGAATAAAACACTTGCAACTAAATTTGGAACATAATATAAATTAGAGATTCAGAGAAACAGAAACTCAGTAGTTAGATAAATTATCCAGACTCAAAAGAATGAATAGTCAGTGGATGTTCTGGAATCAATAAATCAGAGCAGAATCATTAGCCATACAACTGTAAGGATTTGCTGTGAACCCCTTACATGaatgaacagcacctgtgaaggccagaggcctcagctcacaagctgctggaagttgcatgtgttcttgtgaggcattaagtcatgtgcttacaagcacacataaaagactgtcactgtataaatctcttgctggaagacagtggcaatcttgtttacaagtcatatatagttgccagaatacagatcttttatcttgtgtactcttttttatatatattccttctagagattcattgttacactgatccacatgtatgatcctcacattttgccactcttctttaATGACACCTGACAATGATATTAATATAAAGAAGTCAATCTTCTGAAACTTGCAAATCTGGAACATCAGCTGAAAACCtatctgaagaacaaacccaagtttACAAAGAGATAATCAATCTTGacatctcatctctcttaACTGTAGATGAAACAAGCACCACAAACTCAGAAAGAAAGTCTATTCTGAcaccaaaagacaaaattcaACAGCTTCACAAGAAGACCAagctactaaagaaaataataaaatgacaagagaagttgaatgctTTTCAGAACACTCAAAAGCACTTATgaagtgaatctcttgatatgACTATCTCCAACCCAACACCCACAAAGCATCTGTTGATCTTGAGACCACCACAACACACAAAGCACTACCAGACTGAAACCTACATAGAATATCACCAGTTtatctcagatattgaattCATTCacaacacaagcaaactgaataaTGAGAATACCCTTACATATACTCTTACAGAACTTGGTTATattgaaaaagatctttgaGAGGCCCACTGTAAAGGCAATCcatcaaaaaacaactggactggccttaaagaatttctacaTGTGAGGCTAGAAGATCTAGCAAACCATATGTGAAACTCTTGATGAGCAATCTTTGATCTTTGCAAAAGTTTAGATGAAATTAATTATGCCTATTGCCAACAATTTCTAGAGCTTAtaacagagattggtgaagaaCTTGAAGATTCtgtgaaaatgaagaagaacctGTTTATATGGGGCTTGAATAAGCTCATGCAAATCAAActggatgaacagctggagatatCAGATGATATTGATGATATAGTAGCACTGGTCATTCAGCTCTGATCAAGTATGTCAGTAGTCTATACAAAGAATATCTTACATGTGAAGTCTACCAATTCAGTTGGAAGTGCTTACAGAGGTATGAAGACCAATAACTCAAAGCTGTGaataaataagagaagtCAATCCCAGAGGCCTGCTcagaagatggagaagaatcttatcaagaattataaagtcttgaaaaagaatgagagGTGCTTTGAGTGTGGCCAAAAGAGTCATCTTGCAAAAGACtgtttcaagaagaagaagagtagcaAATAGAAAGTTGAGAGGTTGTAAGTAGATAGAATCAATATAATGAAGTTGTTCAAGaacagtcttcttgctctctctTCTATTGTTCTAGGTATGCAAAGCTTAACTGATAGAAGCATTatctggtcagcactaatagattcagactgtcaatctctagtgatcagtttgtgattggccacaaagctagatctagagaTGCACAGGatatctatagagattgaaactGCTATGAATCATGAGAATATCACTCTTGCAGAAGGGATTGtgaatatattctttgaagtctgtgactctcagagaaactAGTAGttgtttcatgaacaagtgATAGTTGTGaatataagagatgagatgctagtgggtttgagctggctgcagcaacACAATCCCAAGATGTGTGTCAAGAAACTAAGGCTAGAGTTCCAAACTGTGTGTCACAACCCACTTATAAAGATTAAACtagttaatctctcagagcttgtggaagaaggaaagcccatctatataataacTCTCTGTGAATCAGAACAGGTGGTGACAGCAGATCTAGATCTCCAGATACTGGAAGTCTACCACAAACTCACAGAAGTGTTTAGTGACAAGAGAGCTTGAGAGCTGCCACCATACTGTGAAGATGATTTGGCTATAGATCTTAAACTAGAGAAGCAGccagaatttgaaagaacatacaaacttttgcaagctgagcaagagactctttatgaatatctgagcagtgctctaaCCCATGGATTTATCTGATCTTTCAAGTTATCTGCAGGAGCACCCATTCTgttcacattcaagaagaatagcAGACTAAGAATATATGTGAACTATCATaatctgaattcaaaaacagtcaagaatagatatcctctaccactgattgaagatgtgttATATAAGCTTGCAGGAGCtgcaatattcactcagtTAGATGTCAAGAACATCTACTATAGACTGAGAATttgtgaagaagatgagTGAAAGACTGCATTTCAGACTTTACAGAGACTATTTGAGTACTTGATAGTGCCTTTTGGACTcacaaacacaccagcagctttccaatcatatatcaCAAAGGCACTTAGTGAATATCTGAATGTGTTTGCAGTGGCCTATCTTGATGATATGGTTGTGTACTTGACTTGTGAGAAGAACCATGAGAAGCATGTGAAATTAGTACTTAAGATACTcaagaatacagatctttattgcaagctggcaaagtgcaagttcaataCTCACAAGATTAACTATCTTGGGTATGTTATAACACCAGATGGTGTTCTTATGAAGAAGAGCTGCATgaacactattcttgactggccagagccaaccagtaagaaagagatccAGATCTTCTTAGAATTTACAAACTTTTACAGGTGCTTTATtccaagattctctaagatagccTGTGGCCTGACTGCTCTTctgaaggaagaagaagcaaagctaagcagatACACATAA
This window harbors:
- a CDS encoding uncharacterized protein (EggNog:ENOG41KOG0056~COG:Q), which translates into the protein MAASIITASKVASGTKPIGHFVMLFTYWAQLSGPLNQLVAGFGNIVKGMIDAEALFDVLRQKPTITNEPGAQELVYKEGQVAFRDVEFSYDPRRKVLKGLDFEASPNRITAIVGKSGEGKSTILDLLVRFYDPTAGTIYIDGQDISEVTLDSLIATLGIVPQSPELFGDMIMANVHFGRLDATDEEVMDACKAAAIHDKIMSFPDRYNTLVGDGEPSLSRGEQQRVAVARVILKNPKIVLLDGVTASLDSETESQVQQGLQRLSTGRTTIIIA